The genomic DNA CGTGCCCAACGCGCTCAGTGCGCTGCGCCTCGTGCTGGTGCCGGTCTTCCTGTGGCTGCTGTTCGGTGCGCACGCCAACGGGTGGGCCGTTGCGATCCTGATGTTCAGCGGCTTTTCCGACTGGGCTGACGGCAAGATCGCTCGCCTGGTCGACAACCAGTCATCGCGGCTCGGCGAACTGCTCGACCCACTCGTCGACCGGATCTACATGATCACGGTTCCGGTCGCCCTGGCGCTGTACGGCGTGGTGCCGTGGTGGGTGGTGCTGACCCTGCTCGGCCGCGATGTGCTGCTCGCCGCCACGCTGCCGCTCTTGCGCCGCCGGGGACTGACCGCGTTGCCGGTGACGTATCTGGGTAAGGCTGCCACCTTCGCATTGATGTCGGGTTTCCCGTGGGTGCTGCTCGGCCAGTGGGACGCGACGTGGAGTCGGGTCGCGCTGGCCTGCGGATGGGCCTTCCTGCTGTGGGGCGTGGCGCTCTACCTGTGGTCGGCGGTGCTGTATCTGGTGCAGGTGGGCATGGTGGTGCGACAACTCCCCGTAAAACGGGCATGAGCACCCTGGGCGGTTACGAGTCGGGGGCCGGACTCAATGACCATGAGGCCCACGCGCCCAAGCGAATCCCGCTGCCCTCACTGTTGCGGTCGCTCCTGTCGGAGCACCTCGACCCCGGCTATGCCGCGGCCGCCGCGGCGCGTGAGGCCGGTGACCGGCCGCGCCGGCGAGTCCGCGATTTCGGGTGGTTGGTGGTCGGCGCGGGGGCGATCGCCACGGTGTTCGCCGTGGCTGCCGGCCAGGCACAGACGGCGGCGCCGGCCGCCCGCGAAGCCCAGCACACTCTGGCCGGGCGGGTGCGCGCGGCACAGATCGGTGCCGACGGGGCGAGTTCCCAACGCGATGCCCTGGTCGATCAAGTCGACGCCGAGCGCCGCAGCCGGCTCGGTATGGACGAGAACGGCCAGCATCTGCTCGGCAGCCTGGACACCGCCAACATCGAAGCGGCGGCCATCCCGATGATCGGTCCCGGGCTGACCGTGACGGTCACCGACCCCGGCCTGTCCAAGGACCTGAGTGACGTGTCCAAACAGCGGGTTGCCGGCGGCCAGCAGATCATTCTCGACCGGGACCTCCAGTTGGTGGTGAACTCGCTGTGGGCCAGTGGCGCAGAGGCGGTGTCGGTGGGTGGCGTGCGGGTCGGCGCCGGCGTCACGATCAGGCAGGCCGGGGGTGGAATTCTGGTCGACAATCAGCCGATCACCAGTCCGTATGCCATTGTGGCCATCGGACCACCGAAGGGGATGGCCGATGCCTTCGACCGCACTCCGGGTTTGCAGCGGTTGCGGCTGTTGGAGACTTCCTACGGGGTAGGGGTGAATGTGAGTGCGGGTGACGGGCTGACCGTGCCCGCGGTGTCGGTGCGAGATGTCAACTTCGCCAAAGAGATTGGATAGCCCTGACGTGCACAGGATGGACCGTTAGATGATCGGGATCGTCGCACTGGTCGTCGGGATCGTGCTCGGGTTGGTGTTCCACCCCAGCGTTCCCGACTTCGTCGAGCCGTATCTGCCGATCGCCGTGGTGGCGGCATTGGATGCGGTGTTCGGCGGGTTGCGTGCCTACCTGGAGCGCATATTCGACGCCAAGGTGTTCGTGGTCTCGTTCGTGTTCAACGTGTTGGTGGCGGCGTTGATCGTGTACGTCGGTGATCAGCTGGGCGTGGGTACCCAGCTGTCGACGGCGATCATCGTGGTCCTCGGCATCCGGATCTTCGGCAACGCCGCTGCACTACGGCGCAGGTTGTTCGGCGCCTGACATGAGCGAAGCGGAGCCCCCACCCCAGGATGAGCCGGACCGCCCGGCCGAACCGGCCGAGGCAGACACCCAGCCCGAGCCCGAGCCTGAAACCCCGCCCGAGGCCAAGGCTGAAACCCAGCCCGAGCCCAAGCCCGAACATCACGCAGAGCACCACGGCCGCCACGAGATGCCCGCCGACGTCTCGCCGCGCCGGTTCCGGAATCTGCGGGTCATGCGCCGTGGCCGTTCGCAGTTGATGTTCGGCGCGCTGGGGGTGTTGCTGTGCATCCTGCTGGGCATGGCGATCGTCACGCAGGTTCGCCAGAACGAGTCGGGGGATTCGCTGGAGACCGCGCGTCCGGCGGATCTGCTGGTGCTGCTGGACTCCCTGCAGCAACGTGAGGGCTCGCTCAACACCGAGGTGGCCGACCTGCAACGGACACTGCAGCAGCTGCAGGCCTCGGGCAGCAGTGATCAGGCCGCGATCGAGAATGCCCAGTCCCGGTTGGAGGCGCTGTCCATCCAGATCGGGACGGTGGCCGCCACCGGCCCGGGCGTGACGCTCACCATCGAAGACAATGCGCCCGGGGTGCCCGCCGAGACTCTGCTCGACGTGATCAACGAGTTGCGCGCGGCGGGCGCCGAGGCCATCGAGATCCGCGGCGGAGACCAGCAGTCCGCGGTGCGGGTCGGCCTCGACACGTGGATGATGGGTACCCCCGGGGCGCTGACCGTCGACGAGGTGACTCTGCGGCCACCGTATTCGGTTCTGGCCATAGGGGACCCGCCGACACTGGCGGCGGCGATGAACATTCCCGGCGGGGCAATGGACAGTGTCAAGCGGGTCGGCGGCACGATGGTGATACAACAAGCCGAGCGTGTCGACGTCACCGCCTTGCGACAACCGAAACCACGCCAATACGCTCAGCCCGTCAAGTGAGCATCAAATGAGCACAGCAACCAACTCCACGAATAAAGGAGCGCCGTGAGCGAGATCCCAGCCGACCTGTACTACACCTCGGAGCACGAGTGGGTGCAGCGCACCGGTGACGACACGGTGCGCGTCGGCATCACCGATTATGCGCAGTCCGCCCTTGGCGATGTGGTGTTTGTCCAACTGCCTGATGTCGGCGCCCAGCTGGCCGCCGGCGATGCGTTCGGCGAGGTCGAGTCCACCAAGTCAGTGTCGGATCTCTACGCCCCCGTCGCGGCGAAAGTCGTTGCGGTCAACGGTGATCTGGACGGCAGCCCGCAGCTGGTCAACTCTGACCCCTACGGCGAAGGCTGGCTGGTCGATCTGCGGCTCGAGGACGGGACGCTCGAGGACGCCCTGGCTGGTTTGCTCGACGCGGACGGCTACCGCGCCGCCGTGACCGAGTGAGGGATTGTTAGGGTTTCGAAGGCCGGTCGCCAGGACCGGTTCGGCAGTACCCGGCGCGCAGATATCTTCCCCATCGGATCCGGCGGTGGTGGACACAACGATGCCTGATGCGCGGTACGGTCGACGTGAGACCGACGATGGGCTGGGGCCGCGCCGGCCAACGCCACAGCAGCCAGTGAGGAGCAGCGGGTGACGGAAAAGGACAGCAATTTGGGGGCCGACCAGTCGGAAGACGTGACGGTGGAAACCACATCGGTTTTTCGCGCGGACTTTTTGAACGAACTGGATGCGCCCGCAACGGCTGGTACCGAAGGCGCTGTTTCCGGCGTCGAGGGCCTGCCCGCGGGTTCGGCATTGCTCGTCGTCAAGCGTGGACCGAACGCCGGATCGCGTTTCCTGCTCGATCAGCCGACCACGTCGGCGGGGCGTCACCCGGACAGCGACATCTTTCTCGATGACGTGACGGTGAGCCGTCGACACGCCGAGTTCCGGTTGGAGAGCGGCGAGTTCCAGGTTGTCGATGTCGGCAGCCTCAACGGCACGTACGTCAACCGCGAGCCGGTCGATTCGGCCGTGCTCGCCAACGGCGACGAGGTGCAGATCGGGAAGTTCCGCCTGGTGTTCCTCACCGGCCCACGATCTGACGACGACAGCGGCCCGACCAGCTAGCCGATATGACTGCCCCCGACAGACCTGCGCTGACCGGGATGTCGATCGGCGCAGTGCTGGACCTGCTGCGGGGCGACTTTCCGGACGTCAGCATCTCCAAGATCCGGTTCCTCGAGGCCGAGGGGCTGGTCACACCGCAGCGCACCGCGTCGGGGTACCGGCGGTTCACTGCATACGACTGTGCGCGGTTGCGGTTCATCCTCACCGCCCAGCGTGACCAGTATCTGCCGTTGAAAGTGATCAAGACTCAGCTGGATGCCCTGCCGGACGGTGAGTTGCCGCAGGCCGGATCGGCCTATCCGGTGCCCCGTCTGGTGGGGGTGTCCGACGGTGCAGACCGCGGAGGCGACGGGGTGGACGGCACCGCCGGCATATCTGGGGTGGCGCCGACGCAGGTCCGGCTGTCGCGTGAAGATCTGTTGACCCGGTCGGGTATCGATGAGGAGATGCTCGGGGCGCTGGTCCGCAACGGCATCATCACCGCCGGGCCCGCCGGGTTTTTCGACGAACATTCCGTGGTGATCGCCCAGTGTGCGCGGGCCCTGGGTGATTACGGCGTCGAGCCCAGGCACCTACGGGCATTTCGGTCCGCGGCAGACCGGCAGTCCGACCTGATCTCCCAGATAGCCGGCCCGGTGGGCAAGGCGGGCAAGGCCGGTGCGCGCGATCGCGCCGACGATCTGGCCCGTGAAGTGGCCGCCCTGGCGATCACGCTCCACACGTCACTGATCAAGTCCGCCGTACGCGACGTTCTGGATCGCTGAGGACTAGACTCGTTTTGACGGCTAGCTCGTCTAAGTCGGGACCCCTGAGGCGAACTGGCGAAGGACGAAGATTCGACGAAACGGCACGGCGGTGCGGAGGGCAGGCACAGATGGCTGAGGTTCGCGTGGTCGGCATTCGGGTGGAGCAGCCGCAGAACCAGCCCGTATTGCTGTTGCGGGAATCCAACGGTGACCGGTACCTGCCGATCTGGATCGGGCAGTCGGAGGCTGCCGCGATCGCCCTGGAACAACAGGGCGTCGAGCCCGCCCGGCCGCTCACTCACGACCTGATCCGAGATGTCATTGCCGCCCTGGGGCATTCACTCAAAGAGGTGCGGATCGTGGATCTGCAGGAAGGCACGTTCTACGCCGACCTGGTCTTCGACCGCGACATCACGGTGTCGGCCAGGCCTTCGGACTCGGTGGCGATCGCCCTGCGTGTCGGCGTGCCGATCTACGTCGAGGAGGCGGTGCTGGCCGAGGCCGGCCTGCTGATTCCCGACGAGAATGATCAAGACGGCGGCACGGGCGGTGGTGTGCCTGAGGACGAGGTCGAGAAGTTCAAGGAGTTCCTGGACAGCGTTTCGCCGGACGACTTCAAGGCGACATGACGGCCGCCCGCCCTGCTGTGCCACCGCAGATCACGGATACGTCTCAACTGGGCATACCGGTGTCAACACGCGGCGCGGGAGTCAATCGGGCGGGAATTCGAACGCCATACTTTCTTCGCAGCGGGCAATCAGGGCCCGGCGGGAAGCGTATGCTCGACACATTCGAGCTCACAGCAAACCGCCACAGTAGAGATTGCTGCGGTGCGGGACCTATAAGTACGACGCGGGCGAGCTCGATCGGCGAGAGGATTCACAGTGGGTGACACGCCACGGCAGGAAGAGTTGGATCTGGCGACCGGGAGCGGCGCGGAGCCGCCTGTCAGGCCAGCTGGCGAACCCGTGCAGGGTGGGCTGTTCCCCGACGATTCGGTGCCCGACGAACTCGTCGGTTACCGCGGCCCCAGTGCGTGCCAGATCGCCGGCATCACCTACCGGCAGCTCGACTATTGGGCGCGCACCTCCCTGGTCGTTCCCTCCATCCGGGGTGCGGCCGGCTCGGGCAGCCAGCGCCTCTACTCGTTCAAGGACGTTCTGGTCCTCAAGATCGTCAAGCGGTTGCTGGACACCGGCATCTCGTTGCACAACATCCGGGTCGCGGTCGACCATCTCCGCCAGCGCGGTGTGCAGGATCTGGCCAACATCACCCTGTTCTCCGACGGCACCACGGTCTACGAATGCACCTCGGCCGAAGAGGTCGTGGATCTGCTGCAGGGCGGTCAGGGTGTGTTCGGCATCGCGGTGTCCGGCGCCATGCGTGAGCTGACCGGCACCATCGCCGATTTCCCGGGCGAGCGTGCCGACGGTGGCGAGTCCATCGCGTCACCCGAAGATGAGCTGGCCTCGCGGCGCAAAAGTCGCGACCGCAAAATCGGCTGACTTTTCCGCACAGTTCCTCCCGCGAGCAGACACTTAGGTACCCGAAATTCGACGTTGACGGGTACCTAAGTGTCTGTTCGCGGGCATAGGTGAGTGGCCGGTAGAATTGCCGACGCATCGCCCTCGTGCGGGAGAGTTTCGTGACAGCCAGTCACGGACGCCGAAGGAGCAATACCTCTCCGTCAACCTCTCAGGCACCCAGGACCGCGCCAGGCCCCGATGCCTCTGGAAAGTGGTGCCCGCTGGGTACCCGCCCATGGGGAAAGGTCCTGTAGCGGGGGCTGAATCTCTCAGGCGCCCGGACCGGGTCGACGACAGAGGGAGAGGGACTGCTACGACGTCTCAGCACGTCTGCGCCTCAGGGGAGTGTCGTGTCCGACCAGCATCAACCGCGTTTTGCCGATCGTCACATCGGCCCGGACGCCGCCGCCGTGGCCACCATGCTCGAGGTGATCGGAGTGGCGTCACTCGACGAACTCGCCGCCAAGGCACTGCCCGCAGGCATTCTCGATGCGCTCGACGCCGACGGGGTCGCCCCAGGCCTGGAGGGCCTGCCCGCACCCGCCACCGAAGAGCAGTCGCTGGCCGAGCTGCGTGAGTTGGCCGATTCCAATACGACCGCGGTCTCGATGATCGGCCAGGGCTACTTCGACACCTTCACTCCCGCCGTGCTGCGGCGCAACATTCTTGAGAACCCCGCCTGGTACACCGCCTACACCCCGTATCAGCCCGAGATCAGCCAGGGCCGGCTCGAAGTGTTGCTCAATTTCCAGACCATGGTGTCGGATCTGACCGGACTCGAGGTCGCAGGAGCGTCGATGCTCGACGAGGGCACTGCCGCGGCCGAGGCCATGACCCTGATGCACCGCGCGAGCAAGGCCAAGACGAATCGACTCCTGGTCGACACCGATGTGTACACGCAGACCGCGGCCGTGCTGGCCACCCGCGCGCAGCCGCTCGGCATCGAGATCGTCACCACGGACCTTCGCCAGGGGCTGCCCGACGGTGAGTTCTTCGGTGTCATCGTGCAGCTGCCCGGCGCGAGTGGCGGCGTTGTGGATTGGACGAGCCTGATCTCCGCTGCCCATGAGCGTGGCGCACTGGTGGCCGTGGGTGCCGACCTGCTGGCGATGACGGTGATCACCCCGCCGGGTGAGATCGGGGCCGACGTCGCCTTCGGGACCAGCCAACGGTTCGGCGTGCCAATGGGATTCGGCGGTCCGCACGCCGGCTATCTGGCGGTGCATGCCAAGCACGCCCGGCAGTTGCCGGGTCGGTTGGTCGGTGTGTCCGTCGACGCGGATGGGTCGCCGGCCTACCGCCTGGCGCTGCAGACCCGCGAGCAGCACATCCGCCGGGACAAGGCGACCAGCAACATCTGTACCGCGCAGGTGCTGTTGGCGGTGATGGCCGCGATGTACGCCAGCTACCACGGCGCCGCAGGTCTGACCGCGATCGCCCGCCGCGTTCACGGCCATGCCGCCGCGATCGCGGCCGCACTCGGCGATGCGCTGGTGCACGACACGTTCTTCGACACCGTGCTGGCCCGGGTTCCCGGACGCGCCGACGCGGTGGTCGCGGCCGCCAAGGCCAACGGCATCAACCTGTGGCGCGTCGACGCCGACCACGTGTCGGTGTCCTGCGACGAGACCACCACCGATGAGCACGTGGCCGCCGTCCTCGAAGCGTTCGGAGTCGCCCCCGCGGCCGATCCGGTGAACACCGGGATCGCGACGCGCACATCGGAGTTCCTGACGCATCCGGCATTCAACTCCTACCGCACCGAGACCGAGATGATGCGGTACCTGCGGATGCTGGCGGACAAGGACATTGCCTTGGACCGCAGCATGATTCCGCTCGGCTCCTGCACGATGAAGCTGAATGCGGCCGCCGAGATGGAGCCGATCACCTGGCCCGAGTTCGGGCGGCAGCACCCGTTCGCGCCGGCGTCGGACAATCCGGGTCTGCGTAAGCTGATTGCCGACCTGCAGGACTGGCTCATCGGGATCACCGGCTACGACCAGATCTCGTTGCAGCCCAACGCCGGTTCCCAGGGGGAGTACGCCGGCCTGCTGGCGATCAAGGCCTATCACGATTCGCGTGGCGACACCGAACGTGATCTGTGCCTGATCCCGTCGAGCGCGCACGGCACCAATGCCGCCTCGGCCGCGCTGGCCGGCATGCGCGTCGTGGTGGTGGCCTGCCGCGAGAACGGCGACGTCGACCTCGACGACCTCCGTGCCAAGATTGCCGAACATGCCGATCGTATTGCGGCGCTGATGATCACCTATCCGTCGACGCACGGGGTGTACGAGCACGACGTCGCCGACATCTGCGCGGCCGTGCACGACGTGGGTGGCCAGGTCTACGTGGACGGTGCGAACCTCAACGCGCTGGTCGGGTTGGCCCGCCCGGGCCGCTTCGGCGGCGACGTCAGCCATCTCAACCTGCACAAGACGTTCTGCATCCCGCACGGTGGCGGCGGCCCCGGCGTCGGACCGGTCGCGGTGCGCTCGCATCTGGCGCCGTTCCTGCCGGGCCATCCGCTGGCCGATGAGTTGCCCGATGAGCACACGGTTTCGGCCGCCCCCTACGGGTCGGCATCGATCCTGCCGATCACCTGGGCCTACATCCGGATGATGGGTGCCCCAGGGCTGCGTACCGCGACCCTGACTGCGATCGCGTCGGCCAACTATGTGGCCCGGCGTCTCGACGAGTACTACCCGGTGCTCTACACCGGCGAGAACGGCATGGTCGCCCACGAGTGCATCCTGGACCTCCGGGGGATCACCAAGGCCACCGGGGTGACCGTGGACGACGTGGCAAAGCGCCTGGCGGACTACGGTTTCCATGCGCCGACCATGAGTTTCCCGGTGGCCGGCACGCTGATGGTCGAACCCACCGAGAGCGAGAGCCTGACGGAGGTCGACGCGTTCTGTGACGCGATGATCGCGATCCGCGCGGAGATCGACCGGGTCGGTTCGGGGGAGTGGTCGGTGGACGACAACCCGCTGCGCGGCGCTCCGCACACCGCCGAGTGCCTGTTGGTCGCCGACTGGGATCACCCCTACACGCGCGAACAGGCTGCCTACCCGTTGGGTAAGGGTTTCCGTCCGAAGGTGTGGCCGCCGGTGCGTCGTATCGACGGTGCCTACGGCGACCGGAATCTGGTGTGCTCCTGCCCGCCGGTCGAGGCTTTCGCCTAGCGCGGCGCGGTCACCGCGCACCGGCGCGGCAGGGCGGTGAGGCTCAGCCCAGCATGGTGTTGACGGCGGTGGCCAGTTCGGGTGAGGCCGAGCTGGACAGATGTTGGTAGGTGCCGCTGCTGGCCTGTGCGACGGCCTCCCACGTGGCTCGGTCCGAGCCAGTGCCGAAGTCGATCACGTTGACCGCGATCGGACGGGCGGGGTCGAATGCGCCGCGGATGAAATCCTGCAGCCCGGCCCCATCCAGGCTCTGATCGGTGTGCGGTCCGGTGGTGATCAGCAGGATCGAATTGCTCTGGCCCTCACGATATTTCGACAGTGCTTCGTTGTAGAGCATTCGTAGCGTGGTGAACGACACCGCGCCGCCGCCCGAGGCGGACTGCTCGTCGAGCGTCGAGGTCAGCGCATCGGAGCGACGCTGCCCGTTGACCGGCTCGGCCAACGGCCCGGTCGTAACCTCCGGGCGCCCCTCGGTGCCGTCAAAGGTCCAGAGGCCGACTGCGGCGGTATCGGGCAGTGCCTTGAGCCGGCTGTCGAGCGCTGCCACGACGTTGGCCAACCGTGACTTGCCGCCCTCCTCGTTCGGCATCGACTGGTCGAGCATGATCGTGACCGCAGGGTTTCCCGACGGTGTGGCGGTGGCGTTGGCCAGCGTCACCCGAACGGCGTTGTCACCGATCGACAACGGCGCGGCGAGCTGGCTGAAAGCAGTGACATCGCTGGACGGCGGCGTCGTCCCCTCGGCACGGAACCCCGCCTTGGCGAGCTCGGCGAGTTGCTCGGGCTTGCGCAAGTAGCGGGCGAACTCACTGGCTGCGGTGATCTGTTCCTTCTCCAGCCAGTCCCCGGCCAGCAGCACCGTCGGATAGTCGGCGGTGGCGGTGGGGCCCGGCGGCAGCCAGCCGGCCAACGAGGACTTGACGTTGTCGAGCGAGGTGGCCCGCAGGAACAGCTGCTGCTCGGTGGTGGCCACAGCGTGCACCGGCGCGGTCGCCGGATCGGAGGCGTTGAGCAACGCGTCCATGGCGGTGCCCAGCTCGGAGTCATCGAGTTTGGGCTGCCCGTGGAACAGGCTGTTCACGCCGCTCATGCCGGAGGTCGCCGGCGCGCCCGACGGAGCCGTCGCCGCGGCGACGGCCTCGGCGGCGAGCGGGGCGGCATCGCCGTTGCTGTGGGTCGGCAGCGCCAGTTTGAGCGTGCCCCACCCGGGCAGCTTGAGCGCATTCATCGCCGCCGGGCTGCTCTGAAGTTGCGGCAGAGTAGCCCAGGTCTGTTGTGTCAGTGCGTCCTTGAGTTGCGGGCGGACCGCCAGCAGGACCGGTGAAGTGACCAGGGATCGGCTGTCGCTGACAGTCTTGGCGCCCGCGGTCGCCTCCAGTCGCGCCTCGGCGATGCCGCTGGCCGGAATCCACAGCGCGGGGCGGTCGCCGAGTTCGCTGGGCCACGTGTTGGCAAACCCACTGACCACACGGTCGGATTCAGCGGACTGCACGCGCACCTTGACGCAGCGGTCACCGACCGGGCTGACCGACTCGTTGTACGCGTTGGCCAGCCCCTCGATGTGTGTCGAGATCGTCGGGTCGGCGATAACGGCGACGCCGAGTTCGCCGTCGACGCAGCGTGCGGCGGCAGCGTCGCTGCGACCGGCGAGGACATCGCCGAAGAACTTCCACAGGATCACCGCGCCGACCACGGCCACCACGGTGACCAGTGCGACGATCACACTCACGCTGACACCGCGTCGGCCGGACTGCACTGCGCGATGGCTGCCCGTCCACTCACCGCCGTCCCAGTCCCCGCCGTGTTGGCGGCCGGCCGGGCCCGACGGCGGCGGGGGTTCGCCGACGGCGCCGAACTGGGCGGTCGGCTGATCGTCGGCATACTCCGCGTCGTAGTCGTCGGAGTACTTGTCGCGGTATCCGTCGATGTATTCGCCGTCGTACGCGTCGTCCTCGGCGTAATCCGATTCGTCATAATCGGCGTACTCCGAATCGTGATAGTCCGATTCGTAGTCGTCGTCCCCGTCGGCGTACTGGGGTGCGCGGTAATCGGGCTCGGCCCGGTACCCACGGTCGTCCCGATAGTCGGGCCCGTCCTGGTACGCGGGCGCATCCCGGTAGCCGCGATCGGGCCCACGCCCGGGCGGGTCGAATTCGTCTCCGGCATACCGTGACTGCTCGTGGCGGGGACGTTCGTAATCGTCCCGGTAAGCGGAGTCCTCGACGTGCCCGTGGTCGGGCTCGTCGGGTGCATCCTCAGGGTCGGGAATGCTGTGCCTGCCCATTCCTAACCCCTGTACGTCTCGCGCCGACTAGTCATCCGGACCCGCCGAAGTCTAATCACTTCCCGGCGGTGCTCGCTTTGAACTCGCGGCGGCGCCGGTGCAGGATCGGCTCGGTGTAGCCGTTGGGCTGCTGGGCTCCCGACAGGATCAGCTCCTGTGCCGCACCGAACGCGATGCTGGCGTCCGGGTTGGGCGCCATCGGCAGATAGTCGGGGTCCCCGGCGTTCTGCTCGTCGACGACTGCAGCCATCCGGCGCAGGCTGGCCTTGACGTCCTCTTCGGTGATGACGCCGTGACGCAGCCAGTTGGCCAGCAGCTGGCTGGAGATCCGCAGTGTGGCGCGGTCTTCCATCAGGGCGATGTTGTGGATGTCGGGCACCTTCGAGCAGCCCACGCCGGCGTCGATCCAGCGGACCACGTAGCCCAGGATCGACTGGCAGTTGTTGTCCACCTCTTCATGGATCTCTTCGGGTGACCAGGTCAACGAGGAGTCCGCCAGCGGGATCGTCAGCAGCTCTTCGATCGTGGCGCGCTTGTTGCCGGTCAGATCCTTCTGCACTGCCTCGACGTCCACCTGGTGGTAGTGCATCGCGTGCAGGGTGGCCGCGGTCGGTGAGGGCACCCACGCGGTGGTGGCGCCGGCCTTCGGCTGACCGATCTTCTGCTCGACCATGTCGGCCATCAGATCGGTCATGGCCCACATGCCCTTACCGATCTGGGCCTTACCGGCCAGGCCGGTGGCCAGGCCCACGTCGACGTTGTTGTCCTCGTACGCCTTGATCCACGGCTGGGCCTTCATGGCGCCCTTGCGGATCATCGGGCCGGCCTCCATCGAGGTGTGGATCTCATCGCCGGTGCGGTCCAGGAAGCCGGTGTTGATGAACACCACGCGGTCAGCGGCGGCCTTGATGCACGCCTTCAGGTTGACCGTGGTGCGGCGTTCCTCGTCCATGATGCCGAC from Mycobacterium sp. DL440 includes the following:
- a CDS encoding substrate-binding domain-containing protein, with protein sequence MGRHSIPDPEDAPDEPDHGHVEDSAYRDDYERPRHEQSRYAGDEFDPPGRGPDRGYRDAPAYQDGPDYRDDRGYRAEPDYRAPQYADGDDDYESDYHDSEYADYDESDYAEDDAYDGEYIDGYRDKYSDDYDAEYADDQPTAQFGAVGEPPPPSGPAGRQHGGDWDGGEWTGSHRAVQSGRRGVSVSVIVALVTVVAVVGAVILWKFFGDVLAGRSDAAAARCVDGELGVAVIADPTISTHIEGLANAYNESVSPVGDRCVKVRVQSAESDRVVSGFANTWPSELGDRPALWIPASGIAEARLEATAGAKTVSDSRSLVTSPVLLAVRPQLKDALTQQTWATLPQLQSSPAAMNALKLPGWGTLKLALPTHSNGDAAPLAAEAVAAATAPSGAPATSGMSGVNSLFHGQPKLDDSELGTAMDALLNASDPATAPVHAVATTEQQLFLRATSLDNVKSSLAGWLPPGPTATADYPTVLLAGDWLEKEQITAASEFARYLRKPEQLAELAKAGFRAEGTTPPSSDVTAFSQLAAPLSIGDNAVRVTLANATATPSGNPAVTIMLDQSMPNEEGGKSRLANVVAALDSRLKALPDTAAVGLWTFDGTEGRPEVTTGPLAEPVNGQRRSDALTSTLDEQSASGGGAVSFTTLRMLYNEALSKYREGQSNSILLITTGPHTDQSLDGAGLQDFIRGAFDPARPIAVNVIDFGTGSDRATWEAVAQASSGTYQHLSSSASPELATAVNTMLG